A window of Sedimentibacter sp. MB31-C6 genomic DNA:
TGAGGCAGTGAAACAACTGTTCTTAGCAAGATATCAGCAGTTTCATATGGGAATTTCACGCTAAAGATACCTTCATTAACTCCTTGCTCAATAATTCTGCCTAATGGTGAAACAAACTTATGAGCAACAGTTACATAGTATTTATAAAGAGTAAAATCAGATTTTAACAACATGCTCAAATATTTTGCATATTCTCTGTTTGAATTTTGAAGTTCTGACTTCTTTTTTAAAAACAACTTTAATTTTTCTAATGCATTAAGATCTTTATCTTCAACAACAGGCTCAAGTAGTTCTAATAGTTTTTCTATAATATTATTAATACTTTCTGTAAGGACCTCATCTTTTGACTTAAAATAATGATAAAATCCACCCTTTGAAAGCCCTGAAGCATTTAGAATGTCATCGACACTAGTTTCTTCATAACCTTTCTCAATAAATAATCTTTCAGAAATTCTTATAAGTTCATTTTTTTTATCACTACGTTTAACCATATTTTCCTCCTTAACAAACCGACGTCGGTTTGTTTTTAGTGTAGACAAAAATTTTATATTTGTCAAGGTAATATGGCACAAAAACAAAAAATCTCCTTAAAAATAATTAAGGAGACTTTCTTTATTCTTATTTGTTTTTGTCAATTTTTCTAAATCCAAAGTATATTAAAACTATGCATATTATCAATCCTACCATTGCTGGTATAAATACAGATTTTCCAGCTTCTCCACCAAATGCAACACTCCACGCCATTTTAGCTACTGCTATGAATATCATTACTGAAATACCAAAATATAAGTTTCGTTTCCAAAAAGCTACAGCCAAAGTTGAAATTGAAATAGGTATAAGTAATGCTATTAATATTTTTGATATATCCCAGTTACCTAACAAATAATCTTTTTCCATTGCCAAAAATTCCTTGACTTGGTCATTTACAATTTCTGGTTTAGGAAACCAAAACATACTTGTGAATATTAAAAAAATAGTTATTGATATGCCTGCCCAACTTCTTTTATATGCAAAATAGCAAAATGGAATAAGAAAAAGAGGCCTGATATACCAGCTTAATTGATTCTGATGGCGTTCGTATGCCCAGTTAAAAAAATTATTGTTTGTAAATGCTAATATGATAAAAATTATTGTACCCAATGCAAATAATAAAGCTATTATCTTATCATAACGTTTAAATTTATTTTCCATAATTACCTCCTTATGATCTTTAAATTATTTACCTAATCCATTTTTAATAAAATCAACATAATAATCAAGATTTTTAATAATGTTGTTTATTTCTAAATCCTCTTCATTACTAAAAATTTCATCGAAATTTGAAAACATATAACTTATAATTTTTAAAATAAAGTCGCTAGGGATATCATCTCTGAAATTACCATCTCCTATAGCACTTTCAATCATCTTTTTTAAAGGATTAACGGAATCTCCAGATAATTGGATTTTAGCAATATTATAAATTTCATTACCTTTTTCTTTTGCCAGCATCTTGCTAAGATTATGGTATTTGGGATAAAGAGCAGCAAATTCAGCTCCTATTCTTGCTTGTAATTTAAATTTTTCAAATATATCATCTTTTTTAATTTCAATTGATTCTTTAAAATGATTATTAATAAATTCCCACTTAGTTTTAACAGAAGATTCAAGCAAATATAAATAAAGTTCTTGTTTATCTTTATAGTGATAATAAAATGTACCCTTGCTGATGCTTGCTTTTTTTATAATATTGTTTAAAGAAGCTTCTTCATATTTTTTTACAGAAAATTCATCTAAAGCCGCCTCTAATAACTCTGTTCTTTTTTCAAAACTTTTTTCTTTCAATAATTTATACTCCTTTCTTTTAATAGACCATTTGGTCTAGACTGCATGGTCTACAATTAGAATATCGTATTTTTACTATTTTGTCAATAGTATTTAACAAATAAAAAATCCCATTGACTAAAAAGTAAACGGGATTTGCTATATCTAACTATTAAAATGAAGACATTCTTTTAATTGTTATAAGATATCATATTTTGATTTTTCAATTTTTCTTCCCATACCATTTTCATAATATCTAGTTCTTCACTATAATCAGTTTTCAATTCATCTTTATCATACTTAAGAATTTCAAGAATTTTTATTTCAAAATTTTCTGATTTATATTCATTCCACTCTTTTTGTAATAATTTATGTGGATAACTTCCAGCCTTTAATTGGAATTTTATACTGTTAATTTTCCCTTTTAAATTTTGAGTTACCTCAAGATAAAATTTATTATTAACCTTTGAACGTATAACAAATATCCCCATGTCAGGTTTCATTTGTTTATATTGTTCCTTTAATTCTTTTTTCCTATCCATAATTTATCACCTTAATATCCCATTTCTTTCAATAATCTTGATAAAGTACGCAATCTTTCACCTATAATTTCGCCATCTTCACTGAGTGCTTGATTAAATAATTTAATATCTTCATCGATTTTATCATTTTCAGTACATATAGCAACTGTCATAGCATCACCTTGTAAACCAACTCTGTCTATGATAGGTTTTTCTGTATCATATAATTTTTCATATCTATATGCATCTTGAAAATGTAATTTAGTTCTGCAAACTAAAATTGCTAAATCTAAAACTCGGTGCAGAGGCAATTCTTCAGATTGTCTTGACCATTTTTCTCCAGTATATCTCCATACTTTAGCTGAAATATCAACTTTGCCTCTATCATTCCATTGAGCTAATCCTAAGGAAAGTCCCTTTGCATCAGTTTTATAAGCATTTCTTCCATCAACATTTTCATAATTTTCTGAAACTATAACTGGTTTATGTTTTAAAGTAGTTGGTATTTTCATTACTTACTCCTCCATTATTATTTGATTTAGTAAGTTAGTAAATTACTAACTTACTAAATTATAATAATGTATTTTATTATTTTTGTCAATATGAAAATTTATTCTTAAATATTTAGCAAGGCAAAAAAATAAGAGTGGAAATATTATATTTCCACCCATTGATAATTTGGATCTTTTTTTATCGTATTCTCAATTTTTCTTGACCATTTCACATTTTTAAGATTTCCTTTATAAACTACTTTACTATTTAAATTAAGCAAATCCTGAGGCCTAACAAGGTTCCTAGGTATTCCAAGGTCTGATATACCACTTTTATTTAAAATATAATATACAAACTCTGAACACAAAAACCTATCATTGTAGCAAGCTTCTTTATTTAATAAACTGTTTAATAAACCAAAATAATTATATTTATATGAATTTCTATTAATAATAAATTCATATAATAAGCTTTCAGCCTTTTCATATTCTTCTTTTGATATTTCTACCTCTAATACTAATCCTTGTAGATTTTTACATAATCCATATACTCCACTATTTATATCTTCTTTTACGAACCTACCGACAAAAGGATTATATACATTTTTTCTTCCAAAGCTATACATTTGACAAAGCCCTTTATCTAGTGAAATGGCTGCATGTGTATATTCATCATTTTTAATTAAGCCAATCATTCTTGATAAAACCGTATTAGTCCTTGTAAGTACTATATACAAATGCTTTTTATCCATATTTTTTCCTCCATAGTTGCTAAATGTACTCATTATGATACAAAGGACTTAAAAAAATATAAATGAAACATTAATGAATCATTAATTTTAGATTGTAATTACCTAAAGGTTGTCCAATTATACATCCACATACTTAGACGTAAATTAATAGTTATTTGTTTCATCAAAAATTAAAATAAAAAAATCACCGATAACCTTTTAATTGATTAATCGATGATATTACGCTAACCAAGCCAATTTACTTCATTCATTGTATCTTTAAAACAATTACTTTTTAAAAAATCATCTTCATATTTATTAGAACACATCATAGGATGTCTACTAATATACAAATTTCCGTTCTTAATATATTTTCTTTTATCTTCGGCTTGTTTTCCCCACAAAAACCAACTTATATTTTTATTATGACTAGATATATATTCTAAAAGTTCTATACTGAATGGTTCCCAAATAGAAATATGGCTACCTGTTATACCTGCTTCTACAGTAAAATATGTGTTTAATAATAAGACACCCTGTTTCTCCCATGATTTGAAAATTTCATCAGGAGGCAAAATGTTAAAACTTCCATCCTTAATATACTTTTGAATTTCAGAAAATTTT
This region includes:
- a CDS encoding TetR/AcrR family transcriptional regulator yields the protein MVKRSDKKNELIRISERLFIEKGYEETSVDDILNASGLSKGGFYHYFKSKDEVLTESINNIIEKLLELLEPVVEDKDLNALEKLKLFLKKKSELQNSNREYAKYLSMLLKSDFTLYKYYVTVAHKFVSPLGRIIEQGVNEGIFSVKFPYETADILLRTVVSLPQSIFYNDYINDEIKHANYTISINDMFVKALGLDSDEIIF
- a CDS encoding GIY-YIG nuclease family protein, with the protein product MDRKKELKEQYKQMKPDMGIFVIRSKVNNKFYLEVTQNLKGKINSIKFQLKAGSYPHKLLQKEWNEYKSENFEIKILEILKYDKDELKTDYSEELDIMKMVWEEKLKNQNMISYNN
- a CDS encoding TetR/AcrR family transcriptional regulator, with amino-acid sequence MKEKSFEKRTELLEAALDEFSVKKYEEASLNNIIKKASISKGTFYYHYKDKQELYLYLLESSVKTKWEFINNHFKESIEIKKDDIFEKFKLQARIGAEFAALYPKYHNLSKMLAKEKGNEIYNIAKIQLSGDSVNPLKKMIESAIGDGNFRDDIPSDFILKIISYMFSNFDEIFSNEEDLEINNIIKNLDYYVDFIKNGLGK
- a CDS encoding DUF6530 family protein, translating into MKIPTTLKHKPVIVSENYENVDGRNAYKTDAKGLSLGLAQWNDRGKVDISAKVWRYTGEKWSRQSEELPLHRVLDLAILVCRTKLHFQDAYRYEKLYDTEKPIIDRVGLQGDAMTVAICTENDKIDEDIKLFNQALSEDGEIIGERLRTLSRLLKEMGY
- a CDS encoding uracil-DNA glycosylase, encoding MSIIPKDYHLSWESFLTNDIINKLHAIEDKIGNNINPDKNNVLRFLKSNLYDVKVVILGQDPYPEKGKATGRAFEVGDLHSWNDKFRQVSLKNIVRLIYKNYNNIEDYNEIKKFSEIQKYIKDGSFNILPPDEIFKSWEKQGVLLLNTYFTVEAGITGSHISIWEPFSIELLEYISSHNKNISWFLWGKQAEDKRKYIKNGNLYISRHPMMCSNKYEDDFLKSNCFKDTMNEVNWLG